Proteins encoded within one genomic window of Flavobacterium sp. NG2:
- a CDS encoding YchJ family protein, which yields MLNTNCYCCSGKTFKNCCEAFLLGNKKAFSAETLMRSRYSAFATHNVDYLIETTHYSTRKNHHKEAILEWATTNQWLQLEVLKASETTVEFKAHYKDNLGQYQIHHEFSTFKKENDNWYYVDGHFLD from the coding sequence ATGCTAAATACAAACTGTTATTGCTGTTCAGGAAAAACATTCAAAAATTGCTGTGAAGCTTTTCTTTTAGGGAACAAAAAAGCTTTTTCTGCCGAAACCTTAATGCGCTCACGTTATTCAGCATTTGCAACTCATAATGTTGACTATTTAATTGAAACCACGCATTATTCTACACGAAAAAACCATCATAAAGAAGCAATACTCGAATGGGCAACAACAAATCAGTGGTTACAACTAGAGGTTTTGAAAGCAAGTGAAACAACAGTTGAGTTTAAGGCTCATTATAAAGATAATTTAGGGCAATACCAGATTCATCATGAATTTTCTACTTTCAAAAAAGAAAATGATAATTGGTATTATGTTGATGGTCATTTTTTAGATTAA
- a CDS encoding PAS domain S-box protein — translation MSNFLRVVHQDMEIFFKNCYTTTLTLALTINDDGIPKNFEAVGKKLVESNKSIDAVELVPNGIIKYIYPLEGNEAALGLNIVTSERHRKETLKSIASQKMYFAGPIDLMQGGKGIVGRLPVYKNNSFWGFSAVVIRFENFVNFFNFYSKKNSKYVFQLSKINLDTSEEVFFLDGNTDFSDLNYITSSIPDGDWKIYLIDTSSWYEIYSLLISLSLFGGLLAVLFGFMTTSILRKPAKLELLVVDQAKKLVDSELKFKAFFDQAGVGMANVEKDTGKFIEINAKLCDLIGYSAAEIKNKSFMEITYPEDLEKDLNKLEELKKGLINKYSIEKRYIKKNGKLIWVKLTVSSLHKFNGEITSYISIIENISKRKLAESKSKEYQQKIESLINTIDGIVWECSAESLEFTFVSEKVKDILGYTSEEWLSTPYFWENHIHQDDKNNVLNFCSQKTNENADHEFEYRMIAKDGSVVWLRDMVNVISVNGKVEFLRGIMIDITKTKDIQNDLNNSFDLVTEQNKRLLNFSYIVSHNLRSHTSNISSLTDLINVSDSEEEVIELVQLLKNVSDALNETLENLNEVVNIQSNLGLVVEKIKLKDYIDNTIEVLADKIKEKAVKINLNIDDGIEIVYNPAYLESILYNLISNAIRYSDPNKQAEITISIVTEGNKKVLQIADNGIGIDLKRYGSKIFGMYKTFSNNPESKGIGLFITKNQIDAMGGKITIDSQPGVGTCFNIYIS, via the coding sequence ATGAGCAATTTCCTTAGGGTTGTTCATCAGGACATGGAAATTTTTTTTAAAAATTGTTACACAACTACTTTAACACTTGCGTTAACTATAAATGATGATGGAATTCCAAAGAATTTTGAAGCTGTTGGAAAAAAACTAGTAGAGTCAAATAAAAGCATTGATGCCGTTGAGCTAGTTCCTAATGGGATAATTAAATATATTTATCCATTAGAAGGGAATGAAGCAGCTCTTGGATTGAATATAGTAACATCAGAAAGACATCGAAAAGAAACTTTAAAATCAATTGCAAGTCAAAAGATGTATTTTGCCGGGCCAATTGATTTAATGCAAGGAGGTAAGGGGATTGTAGGCCGATTGCCTGTATATAAAAACAATAGCTTTTGGGGCTTTTCGGCAGTAGTTATTCGATTTGAAAACTTTGTGAATTTTTTTAATTTTTATTCAAAAAAGAATTCGAAGTATGTTTTTCAGTTATCCAAAATTAATCTTGATACATCAGAAGAAGTTTTTTTCTTAGATGGAAATACTGATTTCTCGGACTTAAATTATATAACAAGTTCGATTCCAGATGGTGATTGGAAAATTTATTTAATAGATACTAGTTCTTGGTATGAAATCTATTCACTATTAATTAGTCTTTCATTATTTGGAGGTTTATTGGCTGTGCTATTTGGATTTATGACTACTTCCATTTTAAGAAAGCCTGCTAAATTAGAGCTTTTAGTAGTTGATCAAGCTAAGAAATTGGTTGATAGTGAGTTAAAATTTAAAGCATTTTTTGACCAGGCTGGTGTAGGAATGGCTAATGTTGAAAAAGATACAGGTAAATTTATCGAGATTAACGCCAAGTTATGTGATCTTATAGGTTATAGTGCAGCCGAAATAAAAAATAAAAGCTTCATGGAAATTACCTATCCTGAAGATTTAGAAAAAGATTTGAATAAATTAGAGGAGTTAAAAAAAGGACTTATCAATAAATATTCAATTGAAAAGAGATATATTAAAAAAAATGGTAAACTAATATGGGTTAAACTGACTGTCTCTTCTTTGCATAAATTTAATGGCGAAATTACTAGTTATATTTCTATAATTGAAAATATTTCAAAACGTAAGTTAGCTGAAAGTAAATCAAAAGAATACCAACAAAAAATTGAATCATTAATCAATACTATTGATGGTATTGTGTGGGAATGTAGTGCCGAATCATTGGAATTTACTTTCGTTAGTGAAAAAGTAAAAGATATTTTAGGATATACCTCGGAAGAATGGTTATCAACGCCTTATTTTTGGGAGAATCATATTCATCAAGATGATAAAAATAATGTTCTGAACTTTTGTTCTCAAAAGACAAATGAAAATGCGGATCATGAATTTGAGTATCGAATGATTGCCAAAGATGGTTCCGTTGTTTGGTTAAGAGACATGGTGAATGTAATTTCTGTCAATGGGAAGGTCGAATTTCTTCGTGGAATTATGATTGATATCACTAAAACAAAAGATATTCAAAATGATTTAAATAACTCTTTTGATTTAGTAACAGAACAAAATAAAAGATTATTAAATTTTTCCTATATCGTTTCACACAATTTAAGGTCGCATACCAGTAATATATCCTCATTGACTGATTTAATTAATGTATCTGATTCGGAAGAAGAAGTTATAGAGTTAGTTCAGTTATTAAAAAATGTTTCTGATGCTTTGAATGAAACACTAGAGAATTTGAATGAGGTGGTTAATATTCAATCAAACTTAGGGCTAGTAGTTGAAAAAATAAAGTTAAAGGATTATATAGATAATACCATTGAGGTTCTTGCTGATAAAATAAAAGAGAAAGCTGTCAAAATTAATTTGAATATTGATGATGGCATCGAAATAGTATATAATCCTGCATATTTAGAAAGTATTCTTTACAATTTAATTTCCAATGCTATACGTTATAGTGACCCCAATAAACAAGCAGAGATTACCATTTCTATTGTGACTGAAGGAAATAAAAAAGTACTTCAGATAGCGGATAACGGTATCGGAATTGATTTAAAACGTTATGGTTCGAAGATATTTGGCATGTATAAAACCTTTAGTAATAATCCTGAATCAAAAGGTATAGGGTTGTTTATTACTAAAAACCAGATAGATGCTATGGGGGGTAAAATTACTATTGATAGTCAACCTGGCGTAGGGACTTGTTTTAATATATATATATCGTGA
- a CDS encoding response regulator: MKKKSIWLIDDDAIYKIVMKKIISNLGLLDSTTTFSNGEEAIKALVLALENQTNIPDVILLDIEMPIMDGWGFMEEFQKIESDIKRNIIIYISSSSIAFEDKNKAKNNKLITGYMSKPIKKEDLALII; the protein is encoded by the coding sequence GTGAAAAAAAAATCTATTTGGTTAATTGATGATGACGCTATTTATAAAATAGTCATGAAAAAAATAATTTCTAATTTAGGATTACTTGATTCAACAACTACATTTTCTAACGGAGAAGAAGCTATAAAAGCATTAGTATTAGCATTGGAGAATCAAACGAATATTCCTGATGTTATTTTGTTAGATATTGAAATGCCTATTATGGATGGATGGGGGTTTATGGAGGAATTTCAAAAAATAGAATCAGATATAAAACGCAATATAATAATTTATATTTCAAGTTCGTCAATAGCTTTTGAAGATAAAAACAAGGCCAAAAACAATAAATTAATAACAGGATATATGTCTAAACCGATAAAAAAGGAAGATTTAGCTCTAATTATTTAA
- a CDS encoding DUF4339 domain-containing protein, whose amino-acid sequence MNSYFLHNGIESSGPFTLEELKSKNIKPNTPVWCQGMPDWKTAAEVEELKFLITVIPPPLKRNDTVATSTVQNIKTENQLVEKKQKAKRIFGLKKSVFFSISLLAVLIIASLFLNFYQENRRAELELKNKQTEKDNIQYRLQQKEIEEQKIQLAIQEKIEADRLLNNKKETIKNRLFSNEELLISANTNFENAKKKLADASNFQFFRSSEERAEQIDQAQKEVTYWKKEIEKITNENDQLKLELEKIR is encoded by the coding sequence ATGAATAGTTATTTCCTGCATAACGGAATTGAAAGTAGTGGTCCATTTACCCTAGAAGAATTAAAATCTAAAAATATCAAACCCAACACCCCCGTATGGTGCCAGGGAATGCCGGATTGGAAAACAGCTGCCGAAGTCGAAGAACTAAAGTTTTTAATTACCGTGATTCCTCCTCCTTTGAAAAGGAACGATACAGTAGCCACTTCAACTGTACAAAATATAAAAACAGAAAATCAATTAGTTGAGAAGAAACAAAAAGCCAAACGAATTTTTGGTTTAAAGAAAAGTGTTTTCTTCTCAATTAGCCTACTAGCTGTATTAATAATTGCTAGCTTGTTTCTCAATTTCTATCAAGAAAATCGAAGAGCAGAATTGGAACTAAAGAACAAACAAACTGAAAAAGACAATATACAGTACCGTTTGCAACAAAAAGAAATTGAAGAACAAAAAATCCAATTAGCCATTCAAGAAAAAATTGAGGCAGATCGGCTTTTAAATAATAAAAAAGAAACGATTAAAAATAGATTGTTTTCAAACGAAGAACTACTAATCTCCGCAAATACGAATTTTGAAAATGCAAAAAAGAAATTAGCCGATGCTTCTAATTTTCAATTTTTCAGGTCTTCCGAAGAACGAGCAGAACAAATTGATCAAGCTCAAAAAGAAGTTACTTATTGGAAAAAAGAAATTGAAAAAATCACCAATGAAAACGACCAACTAAAGCTAGAATTAGAAAAAATACGGTAA
- a CDS encoding vWA domain-containing protein has protein sequence MKNEVKKGFYFKQYTAPEQSPFEKLFQIFKELITHTSGDFDEAISWLRELDKEYQLTDEKYTIDDFIEDLKKKGYIKEELRDDGSGGLGITAKTERAIRQQALEQIFGNLKRSGSGNHKTKHSGLGDEHTGEFREFYFGDSLERISLTESLRNAQINHGIGDFRLTENDLVVEDTLHKSQMSTVLMIDISHSMILYGEDRITPAKKVAMALAELITTRYPKDTLDILVFGNDAWPIAIKDLPYLKVGPYHTNTVAGLQLAMDMLRRKRNTNKQIFMITDGKPSCVRERDGSYYMNSNGLDEYIVDKCYTQAQQARKLHIPITTFMIASDPYLQKFVNKFTEANQGKAFYTGLKGLGEMIFEDYETNRKKRVR, from the coding sequence ATGAAAAATGAAGTTAAAAAAGGGTTTTATTTTAAGCAATACACGGCGCCAGAACAGAGTCCGTTTGAGAAACTTTTTCAGATTTTCAAAGAGTTGATTACGCATACCTCTGGGGATTTTGACGAAGCCATCAGTTGGTTACGCGAATTAGACAAGGAATATCAACTCACGGACGAAAAGTACACCATTGATGATTTTATTGAAGATTTAAAGAAAAAAGGTTACATCAAGGAAGAGCTGCGAGATGATGGTAGTGGAGGTTTAGGTATTACTGCTAAAACGGAACGTGCGATTCGACAACAGGCATTGGAACAAATTTTTGGAAACCTAAAACGCTCGGGCTCTGGGAATCATAAAACCAAACATTCAGGTTTAGGTGATGAGCATACGGGGGAGTTTCGGGAGTTTTATTTTGGGGATAGTCTTGAGCGTATTTCGCTTACAGAGAGTTTGCGTAATGCACAAATCAATCATGGTATAGGAGATTTTAGGCTGACTGAAAATGATTTGGTTGTTGAAGATACCTTGCATAAATCTCAAATGAGTACTGTGCTAATGATTGACATTAGTCACAGCATGATATTGTATGGTGAGGACAGAATTACGCCTGCTAAAAAAGTGGCCATGGCTCTGGCAGAACTTATTACGACCCGCTATCCAAAAGATACTTTAGATATATTGGTTTTTGGGAATGACGCTTGGCCGATTGCGATTAAGGATTTGCCTTATTTGAAAGTAGGACCTTATCATACCAATACGGTTGCAGGATTGCAATTGGCGATGGATATGCTTCGCAGAAAACGCAATACCAACAAACAGATATTTATGATTACCGATGGCAAGCCTAGTTGTGTGAGAGAACGTGACGGGAGTTACTACATGAACAGCAACGGTCTTGATGAATATATTGTAGATAAATGCTATACTCAGGCGCAACAAGCTAGAAAATTGCATATTCCTATTACGACTTTCATGATTGCCAGCGACCCTTATTTACAGAAGTTTGTCAACAAATTTACAGAGGCCAATCAAGGGAAAGCATTTTATACAGGCTTAAAAGGGCTGGGCGAAATGATTTTTGAGGATTATGAAACAAATAGGAAGAAGCGGGTGAGGTAG
- a CDS encoding magnesium chelatase: MNIENIKTLGELKASGYQSKSIKDELRANLIERKKAGKPVFEGVHGFENTVIPELERAILSRHNINLLGLRGQAKTRLARKMVELLDEYIPYVSGSEINDDPFCPISRFAQDVIKEQGDETPISWLHRKERFSEKLATPDVTVADLIGDVDPIKAANLKLSYADDRVIHFGMIPRANRCIFVINELPDLQARIQVALFNILQEGDIQIRGFKLRLPLDIQFVFTANPEDYTNRGSIVTPLKDRIGSQILTHYPETVAIARTITEQEARLDKEQEERVYVPSLAKDLLEQISFEARVSEYVDYKSGVSARMSITAYENLLSTAERRCLLNGEDKTVVRLSDFMGVIPAITGKIELVYEGEQEGAAFVAQHLLGAAIRNLFPDYFPKIEKLEKPNEKNTYTDLVEWFFAENGFELLDECTDAEYQTILNGIEPLEVLIQKFQNKVPKEEQLFMKEFVLWAMVENRKLSKDRIATGYQFRDIYGSYINKL; encoded by the coding sequence ATGAACATAGAAAACATAAAAACTTTAGGGGAGCTCAAGGCTTCGGGATACCAATCCAAATCGATTAAGGACGAATTGAGGGCCAACTTAATTGAGAGAAAAAAAGCGGGAAAACCTGTTTTTGAAGGTGTTCATGGATTTGAAAATACCGTGATTCCAGAGTTGGAACGCGCTATATTATCCCGACACAACATCAATTTATTGGGTTTGAGAGGGCAGGCGAAAACCAGATTGGCACGCAAGATGGTGGAGTTGCTCGATGAATACATTCCGTATGTGAGTGGTTCTGAGATTAACGACGACCCTTTTTGTCCGATATCGAGGTTTGCTCAGGATGTTATCAAGGAACAGGGTGATGAAACCCCTATTTCGTGGTTGCATCGCAAAGAGCGCTTTTCGGAAAAATTAGCAACCCCTGATGTCACCGTGGCCGACCTGATAGGAGATGTGGACCCGATTAAAGCGGCTAATTTGAAGTTGTCTTATGCTGATGATAGAGTAATTCATTTTGGGATGATTCCGAGGGCTAATCGCTGTATTTTTGTGATTAATGAATTGCCTGATTTACAAGCGCGCATTCAGGTGGCTTTGTTCAATATTTTACAAGAAGGGGATATTCAGATTCGAGGGTTTAAATTGCGTTTGCCTCTTGATATCCAATTTGTTTTTACAGCCAATCCTGAGGATTATACCAATAGAGGAAGCATTGTAACGCCGCTAAAAGACCGTATTGGTTCACAGATCTTAACACATTACCCTGAAACCGTTGCTATTGCCCGAACAATTACGGAGCAAGAGGCTAGATTGGATAAGGAGCAGGAGGAAAGGGTGTATGTTCCGTCGCTGGCTAAGGATTTGTTGGAGCAAATTAGTTTCGAAGCAAGAGTTAGTGAATATGTTGATTATAAAAGTGGGGTAAGTGCCCGAATGAGTATTACGGCTTATGAAAATTTATTGAGTACCGCCGAACGTAGGTGTTTACTGAATGGAGAAGACAAAACGGTGGTTCGTTTGTCTGATTTTATGGGGGTGATTCCTGCTATTACAGGAAAGATAGAATTGGTTTATGAAGGAGAGCAGGAGGGAGCGGCATTTGTAGCACAACATCTGTTGGGAGCTGCTATACGCAATTTGTTTCCAGACTATTTTCCAAAAATTGAAAAACTCGAAAAACCCAATGAGAAAAATACCTATACCGACTTGGTTGAATGGTTTTTTGCAGAAAATGGTTTTGAATTGCTAGACGAATGTACGGATGCGGAATATCAAACTATCCTCAATGGTATCGAACCGCTTGAAGTTTTGATTCAAAAGTTTCAAAATAAAGTACCGAAAGAAGAGCAACTTTTTATGAAAGAATTTGTATTGTGGGCGATGGTTGAAAATAGAAAACTAAGTAAAGACCGTATCGCTACGGGGTATCAGTTTAGGGATATTTACGGCAGTTATATAAACAAACTGTAA
- a CDS encoding 2'-5' RNA ligase family protein: MQNRYSIVISPPDEIIALVKSMKEALAKEIGWFHSKNSLAHITINEFMATENEIESIKKQLYNICDAIQPKTVSLDHFDTFPNGAFFLAPDEVSKTNLKHILKQFNQSFKVKTLFKNSEPHLTIGRQLKSEHITIAYRLFSNPIAIQFVSDSIALRLFNPTKKQFEIIDRFDFNDNPKPTLEQGRLF, translated from the coding sequence ATGCAAAACCGTTATTCAATTGTAATTAGCCCTCCAGATGAAATTATTGCGTTGGTGAAATCCATGAAGGAAGCACTGGCAAAAGAAATAGGTTGGTTTCACAGTAAAAATTCGCTTGCACACATTACGATTAACGAATTTATGGCTACCGAAAATGAAATCGAAAGCATCAAAAAACAACTTTACAACATTTGCGACGCCATTCAGCCTAAAACGGTTTCCTTAGACCATTTTGACACTTTTCCCAACGGTGCTTTTTTTCTAGCACCTGATGAAGTCTCGAAAACCAACTTGAAACACATTCTCAAACAGTTCAATCAGTCCTTCAAAGTAAAAACGCTATTCAAAAACAGCGAACCGCATTTGACAATTGGTCGCCAGTTGAAATCGGAACATATTACCATTGCTTACCGCCTTTTTTCTAATCCGATTGCTATACAATTTGTATCTGATAGTATCGCATTACGACTTTTTAACCCCACAAAAAAACAGTTTGAAATAATTGACCGTTTTGATTTTAATGATAACCCCAAACCAACTTTAGAACAAGGGCGTCTTTTTTAA
- the hsdR gene encoding type I restriction-modification system endonuclease, with product MASTFSFLEINYPELFTISELSERLIYIDPSSSLSKSRLFSEKLAQLIWQFEDLVPFDGNQVERINQLFYKNCIPDVVKDIFHVIRKSGNKASHDGSGSKQEALYILKKCFQLAKWFYETYENDYIETTEYQLPEDDQKVSLDKLNAELERLSKQVVDYQAKVAIINATPELVVERQQRALTNASNIGKTEAETRAIIDEQLRDAGWDCETEKLNYKKNKSLPEKGKNKAIAEWPCNGKWADYALFVGMELYGIVEAKKFATDISTDLHQSKIYAERIEAQNDFKLLGNWNGYKVPFLFSTNGRNYLEQIKAKSGIWHLDIRKERNRAEALRGWFSPQGLVDLFERDIETANSRLQISEYDYLQNPSGLGLRYYQIDAIKAVEEKLINHPEDKRSLLVMATGTGKTRTTIGLAYRFIKSDRFKRILFLTDRRLLASQALGSFKDNKVEDINTFSNIYKIEEMKDVYPETETRLHFATVQSMVKRLFYSDNETLAIDAYDCIIIDEAHRGYNLDKEINEEDLSFKDENDYVGQYKRVIEYFNAYIVGLTATPALHTTEIFGKPVHNYSYREAVIDGFLTDHEPPYIIKTNLSENGILWEKGEKPKAFNPETNSIEDLAELEDELLVEIEQFNKLVITEPFNRAVIKELVQNIDPEGDEKTLIFAVRDFHADLIVDLLKEEYAEIGIDVPQGAIQKLTGNVYDVENLTKRFKNEKFPNIVVTVDLLTTGIDVPQITNLVFLRRVRSRILFEQMLGRATRLCPEINKQFFKIYDAVRVYEALEDFTQMKTVSNPSISFQKLIEELDFIDTPERSKKQLEQIVAKLQRKKKQINEGQLEQFMYYAKGDSPEEFIENLLGVDGADVKNVLANYASLWDFLDKKVYQPKMQLVSEHHDEVIGIERGYGKASKPEDYIEGFKTFIEENRNTILALKTICTKPSDLDRKSLKELKLLLDQEGYNELTLNAAWKNAKNQDIAADIISYIRTLALDTVLVSHEDRIKNAIAKVKAMKDWNMHQLKWIERFEKQLLHEDIFDKEFINQTFKEEGGLARIQKIFNNELDQVIALLNDNLFTA from the coding sequence ATGGCTTCAACATTCTCATTCCTAGAAATAAATTATCCTGAGTTGTTCACTATTAGTGAATTATCGGAGCGATTAATTTATATCGATCCTAGTTCATCCTTGTCTAAGTCTCGATTGTTTTCTGAGAAATTAGCGCAACTAATTTGGCAATTTGAAGATTTAGTCCCTTTTGATGGAAATCAAGTGGAACGCATCAACCAGTTATTTTATAAAAATTGTATTCCTGACGTAGTCAAAGATATATTTCATGTTATTCGAAAATCTGGAAATAAAGCCAGTCACGATGGAAGCGGTTCAAAACAAGAAGCCTTATATATTCTCAAAAAATGTTTTCAATTAGCGAAGTGGTTTTATGAAACCTATGAGAATGATTATATTGAAACTACAGAATATCAACTTCCTGAAGATGATCAGAAAGTTAGTTTAGACAAATTAAATGCTGAACTGGAGCGATTATCAAAACAAGTAGTCGATTATCAGGCAAAAGTGGCTATAATCAATGCAACACCTGAGCTGGTGGTTGAAAGACAACAACGTGCTTTGACCAATGCCAGCAACATAGGTAAAACCGAAGCAGAAACAAGAGCAATTATTGATGAACAATTAAGAGATGCTGGTTGGGATTGTGAAACGGAGAAGCTTAATTACAAAAAGAATAAGTCGCTACCCGAAAAAGGAAAAAACAAAGCAATTGCCGAGTGGCCATGTAATGGCAAATGGGCTGATTATGCTTTGTTTGTGGGGATGGAATTATACGGTATTGTGGAAGCTAAAAAGTTTGCAACGGATATTTCGACAGATTTGCATCAATCAAAAATATATGCTGAAAGAATAGAAGCACAAAACGATTTCAAATTGTTAGGAAATTGGAATGGCTATAAAGTTCCTTTTCTTTTCTCTACGAATGGTAGAAATTATTTGGAACAAATAAAAGCCAAAAGCGGTATATGGCATTTGGACATTCGGAAAGAACGCAATAGGGCAGAAGCACTTCGAGGTTGGTTTTCACCACAAGGATTGGTTGATTTATTCGAAAGAGATATTGAAACAGCAAACAGCCGATTGCAAATAAGTGAATACGACTATTTGCAAAATCCCAGTGGTTTAGGATTACGCTATTATCAAATAGATGCTATTAAAGCAGTAGAAGAAAAACTGATTAATCATCCTGAAGACAAACGTTCTCTGTTGGTAATGGCTACTGGTACTGGAAAAACGAGAACAACTATTGGTTTGGCCTACCGCTTCATTAAATCGGATCGTTTTAAGCGTATTTTGTTTTTAACGGATAGACGTTTGTTAGCATCACAGGCATTGGGAAGTTTCAAGGACAACAAAGTAGAAGATATTAATACCTTTTCTAATATTTATAAAATAGAGGAAATGAAAGATGTGTATCCTGAAACAGAAACGAGACTTCATTTTGCTACCGTTCAAAGCATGGTGAAACGCCTTTTTTATTCGGATAACGAAACATTAGCTATTGATGCTTATGACTGTATTATTATTGACGAAGCACATAGAGGCTATAATCTAGACAAAGAAATAAACGAGGAGGATTTATCCTTTAAAGATGAGAATGATTATGTAGGGCAATATAAAAGGGTAATAGAATACTTTAATGCTTATATCGTTGGGTTAACTGCTACACCTGCTTTACACACTACAGAAATTTTTGGAAAACCCGTCCATAATTATTCCTATCGTGAAGCAGTTATTGATGGTTTTTTGACAGATCATGAGCCACCTTATATTATTAAAACTAATTTGAGCGAAAATGGTATTCTTTGGGAGAAAGGGGAAAAGCCAAAGGCTTTTAATCCTGAAACTAATTCTATTGAAGACTTAGCTGAATTAGAGGATGAATTACTAGTAGAAATTGAACAATTCAATAAACTAGTGATTACTGAGCCTTTTAATAGAGCGGTAATCAAAGAACTGGTTCAAAATATAGATCCTGAAGGGGATGAAAAAACCTTAATTTTTGCGGTTCGGGATTTTCATGCAGATTTGATTGTTGATTTACTAAAAGAAGAATATGCTGAAATAGGTATTGATGTACCGCAAGGGGCTATTCAAAAATTAACGGGGAATGTCTATGATGTTGAGAATTTAACCAAACGATTCAAAAACGAGAAATTCCCTAATATCGTGGTTACAGTTGATTTATTGACTACAGGAATTGATGTCCCTCAAATAACTAATTTGGTGTTTTTGCGTAGAGTGCGTTCTCGTATTTTGTTTGAACAAATGTTAGGTAGAGCCACTCGTTTGTGTCCTGAAATCAATAAACAATTTTTTAAGATTTATGATGCTGTTCGAGTTTATGAGGCCTTAGAAGATTTTACACAAATGAAAACCGTTTCTAATCCTTCTATATCTTTTCAAAAATTAATAGAAGAATTAGATTTCATAGATACTCCTGAACGTTCCAAAAAGCAATTGGAGCAGATTGTAGCCAAGTTACAACGCAAAAAGAAACAGATTAACGAAGGACAACTAGAACAGTTTATGTATTATGCCAAAGGGGATAGTCCAGAGGAATTTATCGAAAATCTGTTGGGTGTTGATGGAGCAGATGTTAAAAATGTATTAGCTAATTACGCTAGTCTTTGGGATTTCTTGGATAAAAAGGTCTATCAGCCTAAAATGCAATTGGTTTCTGAGCACCATGACGAAGTAATAGGTATCGAACGAGGGTATGGTAAAGCTTCGAAACCAGAAGATTATATCGAGGGTTTTAAAACCTTTATCGAAGAAAATCGCAATACTATTTTGGCCTTAAAAACGATTTGCACCAAGCCTTCGGATTTGGATAGAAAATCATTAAAAGAACTAAAACTACTATTAGACCAGGAGGGATATAATGAGTTGACTTTGAACGCAGCATGGAAAAATGCCAAGAATCAAGATATAGCAGCCGATATTATTTCCTATATCCGAACTTTAGCATTAGATACTGTTTTAGTAAGTCATGAAGACCGAATTAAAAATGCAATTGCCAAAGTAAAAGCTATGAAAGATTGGAATATGCACCAGTTGAAATGGATTGAACGCTTTGAAAAGCAGTTGCTTCATGAAGACATATTTGATAAAGAATTCATCAACCAAACCTTTAAAGAAGAAGGTGGTTTAGCTCGTATTCAAAAGATATTTAATAACGAACTGGATCAAGTGATTGCTTTGTTGAATGATAATTTATTTACAGCCTAA